The genomic interval ATTGTGATCGACGACATCCTGGCCACCGGCGGAACCGTCGGTGCCACCGCCAAACTGATTGACAAAAATTTCGATGCGGAAATCGTTGAACTGGCTTTCCTGCTGGAACTCGGTTTTCTGAACGGGCGTGAAAAACTCGGAAATCACAAGGTATTTTCGCTCATCAAATCATAGACGTCCCGCTATGAAATTTAATTTTTTAGCGCAGTCAGCACATGCTGAAGATCTTCAGTCGGTTTTACCTTGTCGGATTTGTAAATGATTTTTCCATCAGGACCGACCACGAAGGTCCAGCGCATGGTCGTCGCCGAACGCGTCAGTTCAATTTCCCTGCCGTTGACGGTCCGTCTGATTGTCTGCGCTCCCGCTTTCACTTCAACACCGAAAGATTGAGCAATCGCGCCCCCGGGATCGGACAGCAGAGGGAAATTGAGTTTTTCCGCAGTCTGGAATGCTTTCAGCCCCGCAGGGTTATCAGCACTGATGCCGACCACACTGAACGTCGGATCACCGCCGGTAATATAATCGCGGTATATGCAGGCCTGTTTGGTACAGCCCCCGGTCATAGCGGCCGGATAAAAATAAACCACAACCGGCTTACCACCGAGCTGCTCTTCCAGGCTCCATGACCGCCCGTCCTGGTCCTGTGCAGTAAACAACGGTGCGGCATCTCCGACTTCCAATGCCCGGACAGCCGCACTGACAAACAGAACAGCAAGTATTATTTGAATTTTCATTTCCAGTCTCCTTCGAATGACTGTAACGCGGGGCAGACATAAAAAAAGCCCGGAATGCACCGGGCTTTCGTCAAAAGAACAAACCGTTTAGAGCGTTCCCATCTGTTCCAGCAGACTGGAGGCTTTCTCAGCATCCGTTTTCGGAGCAGCCGGGGCCGGAGCCGAAGCCGGTGCGGCTTCAACAACCGGAGCAGCCTCAACTGCAACCGGAGCACTTGCCGGAGCCGTGGAAATACTGGACATATTCTTCTTGAACATTTCGAAGCGGCGCTTCAGTTCCTGATGTTCAACATCCAGTGTGTTCAACGCAGTTTCAGCTTCTGTTGCACGCTCTTCAGCAGCAGTTAACTTGGCTTTGGTGATTTTCAGCTCGGATTCAAGCTTGGAAACTTTGGATTTTTCAGCCGCGAGTTCTTTAGATGTCTGAGCAGATTTCTGCTGCAGGTCCTGAATCCGTTCGGTTGCATCATCCAGTTCAATACGTCCCTGACGCACTTTCTTCTTTTCGTTGGAAACCAGCTCTTTCTGTTCTTCGATCTCGCCTTTCAGCTTATCCACCTCTTCCTGGTGCTGAGTTTTGAGATCCTCTATAATCATGTTATGCTCTTCCTCCGGAATACCACAACCACTGAGCATTCCAATAGTTCCAGCCGTTACCAACAACATTGCGATCTTCTTCATGAGTATCCTTCCTCTGTTAAGGTTCAATATCGCTTTCCCCATAAATATAGCCAGTATATGGCGGGTTTTTATAAATTCAACCCCTCTGACCGACTTTATTCCATTAGATTAATATCTTTTCAAACCAGGTCGCACGCCTCCGGCGGCATCCATTTCCGGTCTTTTCCTTCCCATTTCACATTACAACCGATCGGATTGGTTACCGGCACACTCACCGGTTTGCCCGCCAGCAGTTCCTCCAGCGCATCCTCCAGCTCATGGGTCGTTGCCTGCGTATGATCCCGCGGCGTATCAATCGCACGCCCTACATATGCCAGTTTCCGTTCTTCATCAAAGACATAGAAATGCGGCGTGCGCAGCGCGCCATAAGCCTCCGCGACCTCCTGACCGGCATCGTGCAGATAAAGCCATGGAAATTTATATTTCTCCATCCGCTCAACCATATGCTCCCAACTGTCCTCTTCATACGTATTCGGACTGTTCGAATTAATGGCCACAAAACGCACATCCGATCCTTGGAATTTTTCCGCAATTTTCCGGGTATTTTCATCCGAACCGATCACATACGGACAATGGTTGCAGGTAAAAAAGATGACCAGAAACTTTTCGTTGAAATCGTCCAGCGCATAGGTTTTCCCATCCGTGGCCGGCAGGCTGAACGCCGGTGCCCGCTCCCCGATTTCCAATGTAAATGCCATAAATAACCTCCGTTAAATCAACCCTTATTCTCCCCTCACCCCTCCGAAAATCAATGCCAAACCCTCAAAAACAGGACTCCCCATTCCCCTTTCCAGCGGCTGAAAAAACCGATAGCTTAAATACCTTATGAAGGTAATTCTGATTGTACTCGATTCCGTAGGCATCGGCGCAGCTCCCGATGCAGCCGACTACGGCGACGCCGGAAGCGCAACGCTTCAGCACATCGGCAAGGCAGTCGGCGGACTCAACCTGCCCACCCTCGGAAAACTCGGTCTCGGGAATATCCGGCCAGATTTTCCCATCCCCGGAATTTCAGCCGTCAGACATC from Verrucomicrobia bacterium S94 carries:
- a CDS encoding peroxiredoxin, which codes for MKIQIILAVLFVSAAVRALEVGDAAPLFTAQDQDGRSWSLEEQLGGKPVVVYFYPAAMTGGCTKQACIYRDYITGGDPTFSVVGISADNPAGLKAFQTAEKLNFPLLSDPGGAIAQSFGVEVKAGAQTIRRTVNGREIELTRSATTMRWTFVVGPDGKIIYKSDKVKPTEDLQHVLTALKN
- a CDS encoding thioredoxin family protein, whose amino-acid sequence is MAFTLEIGERAPAFSLPATDGKTYALDDFNEKFLVIFFTCNHCPYVIGSDENTRKIAEKFQGSDVRFVAINSNSPNTYEEDSWEHMVERMEKYKFPWLYLHDAGQEVAEAYGALRTPHFYVFDEERKLAYVGRAIDTPRDHTQATTHELEDALEELLAGKPVSVPVTNPIGCNVKWEGKDRKWMPPEACDLV